One Burkholderiales bacterium DNA segment encodes these proteins:
- the kdpF gene encoding K(+)-transporting ATPase subunit F yields the protein MSWTYLLSLILALAVFVYLVVALFFPEKF from the coding sequence ATGAGCTGGACCTATCTGTTGAGCCTGATTCTGGCTCTCGCCGTTTTCGTCTACCTGGTCGTCGCCTTATTTTTCCCGGAGAAATTCTGA